GGCTTTGCCTGGGGGACTGAGCTGAGCAGGCGCTACCCCCACGCAGCAGACGCCCCAGGCCCTCCCGGCCTGGCGGCCCCACCTCCCCAACGCCCCCCTCTCCAGAGCCGGCACTACTTCCTCGCACCCGCCACGTGACGCTCCGCCCTTCTCTGAGATCACATGATTTTTTTAGCACACACACGCTGGCAGTGTTCTTCCGCGCTGACGTAGTCCCTACCTTTCGGACCTCCTCTTTAGTCTCTATTGGTCCTCTCCTTCTAGGAACCTAAGCGTTTCTGTGCGGCTCTCCAAACATAGTCTTAGTTTCTGCCCTCCCCTATTTCCAGAGACCACTTCTACCTCCTGGGTACTACTTTGTTTTGGTGTCAACCGCCGCCTTCAGCGTACCAACATGTTTCGTGAATAGCTATCCTTGTAATTATCtgctttttcctctgtgtttaGAAAAGAACTTTTGGAGAACCAAGTCTCAAATTATGATTACCATCTCCTAGCCTTTTTCATCGTTAGCTTTTTAAGAGGAAGGTCGAGGAATGGGTTTTCAGTTACTTTTCGTGGAGAATAGAGGTCAACCACCTTTCCTACGACACTTGCGTAGCTTATAAATTGACTCCAAAGCGATTACGCTAACAGCGTGAGGTGGGGGCGGTCAGTAGGCGGTGCTACGCTAATAGCGTTAGGGCCCCTGCGCCAGTGGCGTAACGTAACAGGCGGGTCCGCCCTTGATGGTCGGGGGCGGGGTTGGTGAATAGGGAAGTGGCGCAAGTCCGGGATCGCTCCGCTGAATCCGCCCGCGCGTCGCTGCTGTCGCCGCCGCCCCCCGTCCCAGCCCCCCCTCCCCGGGTTCCCTCAGCCCAGCCCGGTCCACCCCGGTTCCCGGGAGGATGAAGTTCGTGTATAAAGAGGAGCATCCGTTCGAGAAGCGTCGCTCTGAGGGCGAGAAGATCCGAAAGAAATACCCGGACCGGGTCCCGGTGAGTACAGTAGCCAGGGCCTAGGGCGCGGGGCGCTGGCGCTGACGCCACAGGCTGGGCTTCAGTCCGGGACGGGCAGCGCGGGCATAAGGCTGCTGGCTGTGGCGGGGTTGGGAACAAGCCCAAAACTGCTGTCTCTGGGACCGGAGGTGAAGGGAGTGGGGTAGCGGttgaactgggggtggggggatgtagACGGGAGAGACAGACCTTGGGATTTGTGTGGGAGGTTGTAGGGCGTTTGACAGTCTGAGCTTCACATGGTCATTCCCCTCAGGTAGCCAGGTTTTTGAGATTGAAGCTCTAGTCGGGCCAGACAAATCATCTCCGTCTGATTAAAATAATTGTTTGTTATTGAAGCTCTATTCAGGGATCCTGGCTGTTTAGGTGAGTTCCCAACTCAGGGCTGCGCCGCGTgttcagagacaaagagaaataagTCTGGGGTAGGTGTGGGTGCTAGGAATGTTGTTGAGTTCTTGACAGTTGGAGCTGTTGGGCTGTACACCTAATGCCTCCTAATTTTCATCTTCTCATTTTCAGGTGATAGTAGAAAAGGCTCCCAAAGCTCGGATAGGAGACCTGGACAAAAAGAAATACTTGGTGCCTTCTGATCTCACAGGTGGGAACATGACCCAATACCCAGGTTTGCTTCCTGAGGGTGGGAGTGCAGTCTTTATTGAAGGAGGCTCCCCAGAGCAGGTgttcttttgagggtatttgtggCCTTTGACTTTATCAGGCCTTGTATTTTGGCAGTTGGTCAATTCTACTTCTTGATCCGGAAGCGAATTCATCTCCGAGCTGAGGATGCCTTGTTTTTCTTTGTCAACAATGTCATTCCACCCACCAGTGCCACGATGGGTCAGCTATACCAGGTATGGTGACTAGGAAGTAGTGAAAGCTCTGGAGAGGAGTGGAAGCACTTGAGAAGCAGAAAGTTTTAAGTCAGCAGTTCTTGGATGAGCTAGCTTGCTTAGCTCTCAGTTTTATCTTTGGCTTTAAAATTTCCAGATAGCCCTGGTTGGGGATTTGAACAGGGCAGTGGGAGTAGAGAGACGGGAGAGAATAGTGAGCTGGAGCAACTGTTGTGATCCAGActctccccaggcccctccccgtTCTAAGGCAGCAGAGTACAGTGAGAGATATTTTTACCCAGGATTGTTGCTAGGATAATACTGCTCAGTGGCTAGAGTCTGGGGCAAGTGAGCAGAAGGAGAGTCAAAGCACTGGTTGGGGGGGGGTCTCAAAAAAAAGGTTTTAGAGGAATGTGTCTAGGTGTAGGTGGTGGGTGGTTCAAGTAACTATAAAACCCAATTGCCTGAGCATGGTCATTTTCTGCCTTCACCCCAGGAGCACCATGAAGAAGACTTCTTTCTATACATTGCCTACAGTGATGAAAGTGTCTACGGTCTGTGAAGCTGCTGCGCCTGATGAGGGGGGTCTCATTCTACAAAGAGAGAGGTGGCCCCCCCCTACCTTGACCTACTCCTCCTTGAGGCTCAAACACCACCTCCTTTCTTCAGGACCTGCACTTCCTAATATTTGAGACCCTCCTCCAGACCCTCTAAACACTAGGGTTAATTGGGGAGATGGCCTCCAGTACctgtcctttctccttt
This is a stretch of genomic DNA from Camelus bactrianus isolate YW-2024 breed Bactrian camel chromosome 16, ASM4877302v1, whole genome shotgun sequence. It encodes these proteins:
- the GABARAP gene encoding gamma-aminobutyric acid receptor-associated protein encodes the protein MKFVYKEEHPFEKRRSEGEKIRKKYPDRVPVIVEKAPKARIGDLDKKKYLVPSDLTVGQFYFLIRKRIHLRAEDALFFFVNNVIPPTSATMGQLYQEHHEEDFFLYIAYSDESVYGL